A genomic stretch from Pseudomonas sp. MUP55 includes:
- a CDS encoding AraC family transcriptional regulator — protein sequence MFLSLEVRSYERENHNHHHDYTQLVLPIRGRMEIDVGGRGGCIDQSVAALVTPGAVHSQHTNPDSRFLVLDCAPTAWETLQIERLARQIYVPIPPATRRLIEFAELVGNTQLSITASQLGPLILSSLSPDAPRSCDPFEQLITRLRANPGANWSNDVMAQVANMSMSQLHQRFRQAFDMSPQAWLTDVRIQQAQRWLRATSLPICEIALRAGFSDQASLTRAMQRVSATSPAVYRKAHKQSG from the coding sequence ATGTTTCTGAGTCTTGAAGTGCGCAGCTACGAGCGCGAAAACCACAACCATCACCATGACTACACTCAATTGGTGCTGCCGATCCGCGGCCGCATGGAAATCGACGTAGGCGGCCGCGGTGGCTGCATCGATCAGTCAGTGGCTGCGTTGGTGACGCCTGGCGCGGTGCATTCGCAGCACACCAACCCCGACAGCCGCTTTCTGGTTCTGGACTGCGCGCCAACGGCGTGGGAGACGCTCCAGATCGAGCGCCTTGCTCGGCAGATATATGTCCCCATTCCCCCGGCGACACGCCGGCTGATCGAGTTCGCCGAGTTGGTGGGCAACACACAGCTGTCCATCACGGCGTCACAGCTGGGCCCGTTGATTTTGTCATCCCTTAGCCCGGATGCACCGCGTTCCTGCGACCCGTTCGAGCAGTTGATTACCCGTCTTCGGGCAAATCCGGGGGCGAACTGGAGCAACGACGTCATGGCTCAAGTTGCAAACATGAGCATGAGCCAACTGCACCAGCGTTTTCGCCAGGCGTTCGACATGAGCCCGCAAGCCTGGTTGACCGATGTGCGCATCCAGCAAGCTCAGCGATGGCTGCGCGCAACCTCATTGCCCATCTGCGAAATCGCCTTGCGCGCCGGTTTTTCCGACCAGGCCTCGCTGACCCGAGCCATGCAACGGGTCAGCGCCACAAGCCCGGCGGTTTACCGTAAAGCGCACAAACAGTCTGGGTAA
- a CDS encoding NAD(P)/FAD-dependent oxidoreductase — protein sequence MAGARDEYQELFDQPESASTDAGQVDFDCLVIGAGPAGLTTAVYLSRFHRRVLVANGGPSRASLIPLSHNYPGFPPGIAGKDLLERLCEQALRYGAIIEAGRVESLSRNRMGFEARLNGRTLSARRVVLATGIVDTLPQMARPYDAVAQSVIRLCAICDGYEVNGDNVAVYGEAHCAINHGLFLRNFTDRVTVLVHGDTQACEEAVELARHAGIRLIDDRVERIEVIDQKVQVRTCKGEALCFDIVYPSLGSRFCSELATQVGARVNEQGALYVDAHQCTSVKGLHAVGDVVESLKQISVATGQAAICATAVHNSLQVRLWDRERDSNTAVDRA from the coding sequence ATGGCAGGCGCGCGGGATGAATACCAGGAGCTTTTTGATCAACCGGAATCGGCGTCGACCGATGCCGGACAGGTGGATTTTGATTGCCTGGTGATCGGAGCAGGCCCGGCAGGGCTGACCACTGCGGTTTACCTGAGCCGCTTTCACCGGCGTGTATTGGTGGCCAACGGCGGGCCCAGCCGCGCGAGTCTGATCCCGCTTTCCCATAACTATCCAGGCTTCCCACCCGGTATCGCCGGCAAAGATCTGCTCGAGCGTTTATGCGAACAGGCGCTGCGTTACGGGGCGATCATCGAGGCCGGGCGGGTGGAAAGCCTGTCGCGCAACCGTATGGGGTTTGAGGCGCGACTCAACGGTCGAACACTGAGCGCGCGTCGGGTGGTACTGGCGACCGGTATCGTGGATACGCTGCCGCAGATGGCGCGACCCTATGATGCTGTCGCTCAATCGGTCATTCGGCTGTGCGCGATCTGCGACGGTTATGAGGTTAACGGTGACAACGTTGCGGTGTACGGCGAAGCGCATTGCGCAATCAACCACGGGCTGTTCCTTCGCAATTTCACTGACCGTGTGACGGTGCTGGTTCATGGTGATACCCAGGCCTGCGAAGAAGCGGTCGAGCTGGCGCGGCACGCGGGCATACGCCTGATCGACGACCGTGTCGAGCGCATCGAGGTCATCGATCAAAAAGTCCAGGTGCGCACGTGCAAAGGTGAGGCGCTTTGCTTTGACATTGTCTATCCCTCACTCGGGTCGCGGTTCTGTTCCGAGCTGGCGACGCAGGTGGGCGCGCGGGTTAACGAGCAGGGGGCCTTGTACGTTGATGCCCACCAATGCACCTCTGTCAAAGGGCTCCATGCGGTCGGTGATGTGGTGGAGTCGCTAAAGCAGATCAGCGTCGCCACAGGCCAGGCGGCCATCTGCGCGACCGCCGTGCACAACAGTCTGCAAGTGCGCTTGTGGGATCGTGAACGCGATAGCAACACCGCTGTGGATAGGGCTTGA
- the pip gene encoding prolyl aminopeptidase, which produces MDAPRQITYSQFPPIENPRRSGMLPVDELHTLYWEESGNPEGVPVVYLHGGPGEGAPPSSRQFWDPDHYRIVLFDQRGALRSTPLAALHNNTTQALVGDIETLREHLGIERWLVTGGSWGTTLALAYGEPHPQRCLGFILRGVFLGTRDEIDWFIHGMRRFFPRAHEDFVNLIPEAERADLLQAYLNRMTGEDESIRMEAIRGWIRYSASCSLLRHDPEGVEEQAADDETSIGMATLDAWYFLNHLFLEEDQLIRDIAAIRHLPCILVQGGHDMIATPNSAYRLHKAWPGSVLKLVPDAGHSPSEPGILSTLIEATETFKVAGRFD; this is translated from the coding sequence ATGGATGCACCCCGCCAGATCACCTACAGCCAGTTCCCTCCCATCGAGAACCCAAGGCGCAGCGGCATGCTGCCCGTGGATGAACTGCATACCTTGTACTGGGAAGAAAGCGGCAACCCCGAGGGCGTGCCGGTGGTTTACCTGCATGGCGGCCCCGGCGAGGGCGCGCCACCGAGCTCGCGGCAGTTCTGGGACCCTGATCATTATCGAATCGTGCTCTTTGACCAGCGCGGCGCCCTGCGCTCGACGCCGCTCGCGGCGCTGCACAACAACACGACCCAAGCGTTGGTCGGCGACATCGAGACGCTGCGTGAACACTTGGGCATCGAGCGTTGGCTGGTCACCGGCGGGTCATGGGGAACGACCCTGGCGCTGGCCTATGGCGAACCGCACCCGCAACGCTGCCTGGGTTTTATCCTGCGCGGCGTGTTCCTCGGCACACGTGATGAGATCGACTGGTTCATCCACGGCATGCGGCGCTTCTTCCCCAGGGCGCATGAGGACTTCGTCAACCTCATTCCCGAAGCCGAACGCGCCGACCTGCTGCAGGCCTACCTGAACCGCATGACCGGTGAAGACGAGTCGATCCGCATGGAGGCCATTCGCGGCTGGATCCGCTACTCGGCGAGTTGCTCGTTGCTGCGTCATGACCCCGAAGGCGTTGAGGAACAGGCGGCGGACGACGAGACCAGCATCGGCATGGCGACCCTGGATGCCTGGTATTTTCTCAACCATTTGTTCCTCGAAGAAGATCAGCTGATTCGCGACATTGCGGCGATTCGCCATCTACCCTGCATCCTCGTTCAGGGTGGCCACGATATGATTGCAACGCCCAACTCCGCATATCGCTTACATAAAGCATGGCCAGGCTCGGTGCTGAAACTGGTGCCGGACGCTGGCCATTCACCTTCGGAGCCGGGCATCTTGAGTACGCTGATTGAAGCTACCGAAACATTCAAGGTTGCAGGGCGTTTTGACTGA
- a CDS encoding carbamoyltransferase, translating into MIVLGITNNDLSGACLVRDDRILSAVSEERFTRIKDDNVWPAQSISFVLAEAGMSLEDVDYVAYGWNAGFTAEKHLPLYFDRIVDEVKNNPDGLPLFRQRIVDEIFNDKEKRAEFDQFISDNALSAYYIDHHECHALGAYVCSPFDEALTLTCDGRGDFQSLTLTHYTANETTILQRETSIDSLGYFYGRITHLMGYKPNRHEGKITGLAAFGDPEKLLPVMQQMINVEGGRIRAKCGDLFLPSYKGYSDALQALLANEKPEDIAAAVQRHVEDMLVTIVTYHLERLGSRNLCLAGGVFGNVKLNQRLREIPNVNNVYVLPCMGDGGLALAAAVGAAYLKNGTRFKNPAMTLGPAARSVSQNINLINRDYPELGYHNPANIIETLVDALMENQVLGMFKGKMEFGPRSLCNRSIVYHAKDADVNDWLNKRMHRTEFMPFGPVTAVEQAAECYVDWTEDHVAADTMTMTYDCHPQFIEASPAVVHVDGTARPQVIRPEADGFMHKLLNAWHARTGQSALINTSFNRHEEPIVCTSQDALAALKEGMVDLVVMSESLIIWRKNKNSFALQRFE; encoded by the coding sequence ATGATCGTTTTAGGAATTACTAACAATGATTTATCAGGTGCCTGCCTGGTCCGCGACGACCGAATTCTCTCAGCTGTAAGTGAAGAACGTTTCACCCGTATCAAGGATGATAACGTCTGGCCTGCGCAATCTATTTCATTTGTACTGGCTGAGGCGGGTATGAGTTTAGAGGACGTAGACTATGTAGCCTATGGTTGGAACGCAGGGTTCACTGCTGAAAAGCATTTACCTTTATATTTCGATCGTATTGTAGATGAGGTCAAGAACAACCCTGACGGGCTACCGCTTTTCCGACAACGTATTGTTGACGAAATATTCAATGATAAAGAAAAAAGAGCCGAGTTCGATCAGTTTATCTCGGACAATGCGTTGTCCGCCTACTACATAGACCACCATGAATGCCACGCATTAGGCGCATATGTATGCTCCCCGTTTGACGAGGCGTTAACCCTGACGTGCGATGGGCGAGGTGATTTCCAATCGCTGACGCTGACACATTACACAGCCAACGAAACCACGATATTACAGCGTGAAACAAGCATCGACAGTTTGGGGTACTTCTACGGACGTATCACCCACCTGATGGGTTACAAACCTAACCGTCATGAAGGCAAGATCACAGGCTTGGCGGCCTTCGGCGATCCCGAAAAACTGCTGCCCGTCATGCAACAAATGATCAATGTCGAGGGCGGACGCATCAGGGCCAAATGCGGGGATCTTTTCCTGCCTTCGTATAAGGGTTACAGCGACGCGCTACAAGCGTTACTCGCCAATGAAAAACCGGAAGATATTGCAGCTGCTGTTCAACGCCATGTCGAAGACATGCTTGTTACGATCGTAACGTATCATTTAGAAAGGCTAGGCAGTCGTAATCTTTGCCTGGCAGGGGGTGTATTTGGCAACGTGAAGCTTAACCAGCGTTTACGAGAAATCCCTAACGTGAATAACGTTTATGTACTGCCATGCATGGGAGACGGCGGCCTGGCACTGGCCGCTGCAGTGGGTGCGGCTTACCTGAAAAACGGTACTCGATTCAAAAACCCGGCGATGACGCTGGGCCCGGCCGCACGTAGTGTTTCGCAAAACATAAACCTCATAAATCGCGATTACCCTGAATTGGGTTATCACAACCCGGCGAACATCATTGAAACGCTCGTAGACGCCTTGATGGAAAACCAGGTGCTGGGCATGTTCAAAGGAAAGATGGAATTCGGCCCGAGGTCGCTCTGCAACAGGAGCATTGTCTACCATGCCAAAGATGCTGATGTGAACGACTGGCTGAATAAACGTATGCACCGAACCGAGTTCATGCCGTTCGGCCCCGTGACCGCTGTCGAACAGGCCGCCGAATGCTATGTGGACTGGACCGAAGACCATGTTGCCGCAGACACCATGACGATGACCTATGATTGCCATCCGCAATTTATCGAGGCCAGCCCAGCTGTTGTGCATGTTGACGGCACCGCCAGACCGCAGGTAATTCGTCCTGAGGCAGATGGATTCATGCATAAGCTTCTAAATGCATGGCACGCTCGAACAGGGCAGTCCGCGTTGATAAATACGTCTTTCAATCGTCATGAAGAGCCGATTGTATGCACTTCACAGGATGCCTTGGCGGCTCTTAAGGAAGGCATGGTCGACTTGGTCGTCATGAGCGAGTCGCTGATCATCTGGCGTAAAAACAAGAACAGTTTTGCCTTGCAGCGCTTTGAGTAA
- a CDS encoding MFS transporter, whose product MYLIFFGFFAAEGIIYPFWPTWLDTLGFSASQIGLLIAAAYWPQIVTGVLITYAADWRIDQIYLAALLSFSAAVSTLLFYFLPASLFTFIALSISFGGLWMVVLPLSESYLLKRDKQSIQNYGWVRAVGSSAFILTSTLGGVFFTVYGLSWVPVSVAASMLFTALSCLWLRHRVPNGNVSYAIQRTHKPDWRRLFENKTLLLAIASASIIQLSHTLYFATASINWGLKGYSSTTIGLFWSIAVIAEITYFAFSNKILKSFSPLSIVVLSSLCASLRWAFFSNSDSLSLIIIGQCMHALSFAAYHTAIMRFIRDHAPQDIQTLTQGFYYSFAVAIPMGIATPFSGYLYQKIPNGSFYVMATAALLGALLALIAYQKMRKSKHDDTQVYSGLF is encoded by the coding sequence ATGTACCTGATATTTTTTGGTTTTTTTGCAGCCGAGGGCATTATCTATCCCTTCTGGCCAACCTGGCTAGACACGCTAGGGTTTAGCGCCAGTCAGATCGGTTTGCTGATCGCGGCAGCTTATTGGCCTCAGATTGTAACCGGGGTATTGATCACCTATGCCGCCGACTGGCGCATCGATCAAATCTACCTGGCCGCACTGCTCAGTTTTTCAGCAGCAGTCAGCACTCTATTGTTTTATTTTCTACCCGCTTCGCTGTTCACTTTTATCGCGTTAAGCATCTCGTTCGGCGGACTGTGGATGGTCGTACTGCCGCTGTCGGAGTCGTATCTGCTTAAACGCGATAAACAATCCATTCAAAATTACGGCTGGGTAAGAGCAGTTGGCTCTTCAGCCTTTATTTTAACGTCAACACTTGGCGGTGTTTTTTTTACTGTTTATGGGCTCTCGTGGGTGCCTGTCAGCGTTGCGGCCAGCATGCTTTTCACAGCGCTAAGTTGTTTATGGTTAAGACATCGCGTCCCGAATGGAAATGTCTCCTACGCTATTCAGCGCACCCACAAACCAGACTGGCGGCGACTATTCGAAAACAAGACGCTGCTGTTGGCCATTGCTTCTGCTAGCATCATTCAGTTAAGCCACACTTTGTATTTTGCTACAGCCTCAATAAACTGGGGTCTTAAAGGTTATTCATCGACGACCATTGGTTTATTTTGGTCAATTGCTGTGATTGCCGAGATCACCTACTTTGCGTTCTCGAATAAAATCCTGAAGTCCTTCTCTCCGTTATCCATCGTCGTGTTGTCCAGTTTATGCGCATCGCTTCGCTGGGCGTTCTTTTCTAACAGCGACAGCCTATCACTCATCATCATAGGGCAATGCATGCACGCTCTGAGTTTTGCTGCTTATCACACGGCGATTATGCGCTTTATTCGCGATCACGCTCCGCAAGACATACAGACGTTAACTCAGGGATTCTATTATTCTTTCGCCGTCGCGATACCCATGGGGATAGCCACGCCTTTTTCCGGGTATCTTTACCAGAAAATACCCAATGGGTCTTTTTATGTCATGGCCACCGCCGCCTTGCTCGGCGCGCTACTGGCTTTGATTGCTTATCAAAAAATGCGGAAATCCAAGCATGACGACACACAGGTTTACAGCGGTCTGTTTTGA
- a CDS encoding HAD family phosphatase, whose translation MDGVLIQSREVIEFAWTSVAREYGVEISQDFIHEHIHGRPGEYTLEALFPSFDQPTRRIIKQQVDAAEEVAVCSLVPGVAKLISRLRERSIPLALVTSSWPARIANVLNYHGLETAFECIVSREDVSSGKPAPDCYQLAARKLNNPINECLVFEDSVSGVQSAVGGGAICLGIGNDISLRDDGAKAVYTDFDALQTTESSAPTSLFTENGLVLGSHSSRRSPS comes from the coding sequence ATGGACGGCGTCCTTATTCAGTCACGCGAAGTTATTGAGTTTGCCTGGACCAGCGTGGCGCGGGAGTATGGCGTTGAAATCAGCCAGGATTTTATACACGAGCATATCCATGGTCGACCAGGGGAGTATACGCTTGAGGCTCTCTTTCCCAGCTTTGATCAACCCACCCGCCGCATCATCAAGCAACAAGTGGATGCTGCCGAAGAGGTGGCCGTCTGTTCTTTAGTGCCTGGGGTGGCAAAACTAATTTCTCGATTGCGGGAACGATCAATCCCGTTGGCACTGGTTACCAGCAGTTGGCCTGCTCGTATCGCCAACGTGCTCAACTATCATGGGCTGGAAACTGCCTTTGAATGTATCGTTTCACGCGAAGATGTCAGCAGCGGAAAGCCCGCCCCTGACTGCTATCAGCTAGCGGCTCGAAAACTGAACAACCCCATCAATGAGTGCCTTGTCTTCGAAGACTCTGTAAGCGGTGTCCAGTCGGCGGTTGGCGGCGGCGCGATTTGTCTCGGCATCGGCAACGACATTTCGCTGCGCGACGACGGCGCCAAGGCGGTGTACACCGACTTTGACGCCCTGCAGACCACAGAAAGCTCGGCACCAACCTCTCTGTTCACTGAAAACGGCTTAGTTCTCGGTAGCCATAGTTCCAGGAGATCACCTTCTTAA
- a CDS encoding YdcF family protein encodes MTSTLKYAAILWEYLSEGRQHDTCDLLVVCGSYDLRVCDYACELLRKGVAGHLVFTGNTGNWTRHLWDKTEAEVFAQRALDLGVVQEQLSLEKRATNFAENIAFTREMFPQIHSATFLTKPNSIRRVKLTLPIQWPGLDAWVDAPSYCFPEQTSNQVGVLGLIDEMVGDIQRIMLYPEKGFQIEETLPKKVEAAWRHLIELGFTNHLAR; translated from the coding sequence ATGACATCCACACTGAAATATGCCGCTATTCTTTGGGAGTACTTATCTGAAGGGCGTCAGCATGACACCTGTGATTTGCTAGTAGTCTGTGGGTCGTACGATCTTCGTGTCTGCGATTACGCTTGTGAATTGCTTCGCAAGGGCGTCGCTGGACACCTGGTGTTCACAGGCAATACGGGCAATTGGACGAGACATTTATGGGACAAGACGGAAGCCGAGGTTTTCGCTCAGCGCGCGCTGGATCTCGGAGTGGTGCAGGAGCAATTGAGCTTGGAAAAACGAGCAACTAACTTTGCTGAAAACATCGCCTTCACTAGAGAAATGTTTCCACAAATACACAGTGCTACGTTTCTTACCAAGCCCAACTCAATCCGCCGAGTCAAGCTGACGTTACCTATCCAGTGGCCGGGCCTTGATGCATGGGTTGATGCCCCTAGCTACTGTTTCCCTGAACAGACTTCCAATCAGGTCGGGGTGCTTGGATTAATCGACGAAATGGTGGGTGATATACAGCGCATTATGCTGTATCCAGAAAAGGGATTTCAGATCGAAGAGACGTTACCAAAAAAAGTCGAGGCGGCCTGGAGGCACTTGATTGAGCTGGGCTTTACAAATCACCTGGCCCGTTAG
- a CDS encoding Bax inhibitor-1/YccA family protein, with amino-acid sequence MREQNYAVNGNAQAEQLEVSRVLRNTYGLLALTLAFSGVMAYVAQQMRVGYPNIFVVLIGFYGLFFLTNKLRDSAWGLVSAFALTGFMGFILGPILNRYLGMAGGAEVVSSAFAMTALVFGGLSAYVLISRKDMSFLGGFITAGFFVLLAAVVAGMFFQISGLQLAISAGFVLFSSVCILFQTSAIIHGGERNYIMATISLYVSIYNLFISLLQIFGIMSRDD; translated from the coding sequence ATGCGCGAACAGAATTACGCAGTGAATGGCAACGCGCAGGCTGAGCAGCTTGAAGTCAGCCGCGTCTTGCGCAACACGTACGGCCTGCTCGCCCTTACCCTCGCATTCAGCGGCGTGATGGCTTACGTGGCCCAGCAGATGCGCGTCGGTTACCCGAATATCTTTGTCGTGCTGATCGGCTTCTATGGTCTGTTCTTCCTGACCAACAAGCTGCGCGACTCGGCCTGGGGCCTGGTGTCGGCGTTTGCCTTGACCGGCTTCATGGGCTTTATCCTCGGCCCGATCCTTAACCGTTACCTCGGCATGGCCGGCGGCGCGGAAGTGGTCAGTTCGGCATTTGCCATGACCGCGTTGGTGTTCGGTGGCCTGTCGGCGTACGTGCTGATCAGCCGCAAGGACATGAGCTTCCTGGGCGGCTTCATTACCGCTGGCTTCTTCGTGTTGCTGGCGGCTGTGGTAGCCGGCATGTTCTTCCAGATCAGCGGTCTGCAACTGGCGATCAGCGCAGGTTTCGTGCTGTTCTCCTCTGTGTGCATCCTATTCCAGACCAGCGCCATCATCCACGGTGGTGAGCGTAACTACATCATGGCCACCATCAGCCTGTATGTGTCGATCTACAACCTGTTTATCAGCCTGTTGCAGATCTTCGGCATCATGAGCCGCGACGACTGA
- the murB gene encoding UDP-N-acetylmuramate dehydrogenase: MTLQVQAQVSLKPFNSFGIDVRAQLFAEARSDADVQQALAYAEAHSVPLLVIGGGSNLLLTQDVPALVLRMVTQGIRVLHDDGVHVVVEAEAGEAWHPFVLWTLEQGFCGLENLSLIPGTVGAAPMQNIGAYGVEIKDVFAGLTALDRQSGELRDFSLQECRFAYRDSLFKHEVGRWLILRVRFALSRASHLKLDYGPVQQRLAGQGITDATPTDVSRAICSIRREKLPDPAELGNAGSFFKNPLVPQALAVELKSQYPDLVAYPQADGQTKLAAGWLIEKAGWKGFRDGDAGVHTMQALVLVNYGAATGRDIANLALRIQQDIAERFGVVLEMEPNQY; encoded by the coding sequence ATGACCTTGCAAGTACAGGCGCAGGTATCCCTCAAACCCTTCAACAGCTTTGGCATCGATGTGCGCGCCCAACTGTTTGCCGAGGCCCGCAGTGATGCCGATGTGCAGCAAGCCCTGGCCTACGCCGAGGCGCACAGTGTGCCGCTGCTGGTGATCGGCGGCGGCAGCAACCTGCTGCTGACCCAGGACGTACCGGCCCTGGTGTTGCGTATGGTGACCCAGGGTATTCGCGTGCTGCACGACGACGGCGTGCACGTAGTGGTCGAAGCCGAAGCGGGCGAAGCCTGGCATCCCTTTGTATTGTGGACCCTTGAACAGGGTTTTTGCGGCCTGGAAAACCTCAGCCTGATCCCCGGCACGGTGGGTGCAGCGCCCATGCAAAACATCGGCGCGTACGGTGTTGAAATCAAGGACGTGTTTGCCGGGCTCACGGCACTGGATCGCCAGAGCGGCGAACTGCGGGATTTCAGCCTGCAGGAATGCAGGTTTGCCTACCGCGACAGCCTGTTCAAACATGAAGTCGGGCGCTGGTTGATACTGCGGGTACGCTTTGCCCTGAGCCGCGCCAGCCACCTGAAACTCGACTACGGCCCGGTGCAGCAGCGTCTGGCCGGGCAGGGGATTACCGACGCTACGCCGACCGATGTGAGCCGGGCAATTTGCAGCATTCGCCGTGAAAAATTGCCGGACCCGGCAGAGCTGGGCAATGCCGGCAGTTTCTTCAAAAACCCACTCGTGCCCCAGGCCTTGGCTGTTGAGCTGAAAAGCCAGTACCCGGACCTGGTGGCCTATCCGCAGGCAGACGGGCAGACCAAACTCGCTGCCGGTTGGCTGATCGAAAAGGCCGGCTGGAAGGGCTTTCGCGATGGCGATGCCGGCGTGCATACAATGCAAGCGCTGGTGCTGGTCAACTATGGCGCGGCCACCGGCCGTGACATTGCCAATCTGGCGCTGCGTATCCAGCAGGATATCGCCGAGCGCTTCGGGGTGGTGCTTGAGATGGAACCCAACCAGTACTGA
- a CDS encoding low molecular weight protein-tyrosine-phosphatase — translation MEVLFVCLGNICRSPTAEGVLRHKLRDAGLAGQVEVASAGTGEWHVGNPPDQRSQRAALARGYDLSSQRAQQVSRADFARYDLILAMDHSNLRNLKAMQPAQGKAQLDLFLRRFDGEVDEVPDPYYEGDQGFERVLDLIERACDLLVIELKGRL, via the coding sequence ATGGAGGTCCTGTTTGTCTGCCTGGGCAATATCTGCCGCTCGCCCACCGCCGAAGGCGTCTTGCGCCATAAGCTGCGCGACGCCGGTTTGGCCGGTCAGGTTGAGGTGGCATCAGCAGGCACTGGCGAATGGCATGTCGGCAACCCACCGGATCAGCGCAGCCAGCGTGCGGCACTGGCGCGTGGCTATGACTTGTCATCCCAGCGTGCCCAACAGGTCTCCCGCGCCGACTTTGCGCGTTACGACCTGATCCTGGCCATGGACCACAGCAACCTGCGCAACCTCAAGGCCATGCAGCCAGCACAGGGCAAGGCGCAGCTGGATTTGTTCCTGCGCCGCTTTGACGGCGAAGTGGACGAAGTGCCAGATCCTTATTATGAAGGCGACCAGGGTTTTGAGCGGGTCCTGGACCTGATCGAGCGTGCCTGTGATTTATTGGTGATCGAATTGAAGGGGCGGTTATGA
- the kdsB gene encoding 3-deoxy-manno-octulosonate cytidylyltransferase: MTTAFTVVIPSRYASTRLPGKPLQMIGAKPMIQLVWEQACKSSAERVVVATDDPRIIEACKGFGAEAVLTREDHNSGTDRLAEVATQLGLAPDAIVVNVQGDEPLIPPSVIDQVAANLAAHGEARMATLAEPIEDSETLFNPNVVKVVSDTNGLALTFSRSTLPWARDAFASNPGVLPQGVPYRRHIGIYAYRAGFLHDFVSWGPCWLENTESLEQLRALWHGVRIHVGDALEAPPAGVDTQEDLERVRRLLGA, from the coding sequence ATGACTACCGCCTTCACCGTAGTGATTCCCTCGCGCTATGCATCGACCCGCCTGCCGGGCAAGCCGCTGCAAATGATCGGCGCCAAGCCGATGATCCAGCTGGTATGGGAACAGGCCTGTAAAAGCAGCGCTGAACGGGTGGTGGTGGCGACCGACGATCCGCGCATCATCGAAGCCTGCAAAGGGTTCGGCGCCGAGGCGGTGCTGACCCGCGAAGACCATAATTCCGGCACCGATCGCCTGGCCGAAGTGGCGACGCAACTGGGCCTTGCGCCCGACGCCATCGTGGTGAACGTGCAAGGCGACGAGCCGTTGATCCCGCCAAGCGTCATCGACCAGGTCGCCGCCAATCTGGCGGCCCATGGCGAAGCACGCATGGCAACCCTGGCCGAGCCGATCGAAGACAGCGAAACCTTGTTCAACCCCAACGTGGTGAAGGTCGTCAGCGATACCAACGGCCTGGCCCTGACGTTCAGCCGTTCGACGCTGCCCTGGGCACGGGATGCCTTTGCCAGCAACCCCGGCGTACTTCCGCAAGGCGTACCGTACCGCCGCCATATCGGCATCTACGCCTATCGCGCCGGTTTCTTGCATGACTTCGTCAGCTGGGGCCCGTGCTGGCTGGAAAACACCGAGTCCCTGGAGCAACTGCGGGCCCTGTGGCACGGCGTGCGTATTCATGTGGGTGATGCGCTGGAAGCGCCGCCTGCAGGCGTCGACACCCAGGAAGACCTCGAGCGCGTTCGTCGCCTGCTGGGGGCTTGA
- a CDS encoding Trm112 family protein → MDTKLLDILACPICKGPLKLSADKTELISKGAGLAYPIRDGIPVMLESEARTLTTDERLDK, encoded by the coding sequence ATGGACACCAAATTGCTCGACATCCTCGCTTGCCCGATCTGCAAAGGCCCGCTCAAGCTCAGCGCCGACAAAACCGAGCTGATCAGCAAAGGTGCCGGCCTGGCTTACCCCATCCGTGACGGCATCCCGGTAATGCTGGAAAGCGAAGCCCGCACCCTGACGACCGACGAGCGCCTGGATAAATGA